In the genome of bacterium, the window CGGCGCTGCAGCGCGCGGCCGAGGCGACGGTGGCCGGCGGACTCGCGCGCATCCGACGCCCCGGGCTGCAGGCGGCGTTGGTCGCCCTCGAGCCGCGGGACGGGAGCGTGCTGGCGCTCGTCGGCGGCGCGGACTACGACGCGTCGAGCTACAACCGCGCGGTCCTGGCCAGCCGCCAGCCCGGCTCCGCGTTCAAGCCCTTCGTCTACGCGGCGGCGCTCGACAACGGGGACTCGCCCGTGACCCGCGTCGCGGGCGTGGCCTCGCGCGCGTTCGCCGAGGAGCGCGAGCGGCTCGGCGTCTTCGTGGCGGGCGACGACCCGGCGGCGCAGATGACGTACCGCGAGGCGCTCGCCCACTCTGACAACGATGCGGCGCTCGCGGTGCAGCAGCGGGCGGGGACGAGGGCGGTGGCGACCCTGGCGCGCCGCCTCGGTCTGCCGGAGCAGCCGGCGGTGGACTCGCTGGCTCTCGGCACGGGCTCGGCGACGCCACTGGAGCTGACGGCGGCCTTCGCGTCGTTCGCCAACGGCGGCTTCTCCGTGCGCCCCCGCGCCATCGCCGCGGTGCTGGACCAGCGCGGCAAGACCGTGTTCGAGGAGGCGGTGACGCAGGCCGCGGTGCTCTCGCCGGGGGCTGCGTGGCAGACGCTCTCGCTGCTGCGGGAGGTGGTCGAGTCCGGCACCGGGACGGGCGCGGGCGACGTCGGCGCGCCTGCCGCGGGCAAGACCGGGACGACGGACGACTACCACGACGCGTGGTTCGTGGGCTGCGTGCCGGGCATGGCGATCGCCGTCTGGATCGGGTTCGACCGTCCGGCGCCGATCGGCCCGGAGGCCTACGCGGCGCGGATCGCCGTGCCGATCTGGGCGGAGTTCGCGCGCCGCGCCGTGAAGCTGCGCCCGCCGGCGGTCTTCGCGGCGCCGGACGGCATCGACGAGGTCGCGCTGTGCAGCATCTCGCACGTCGCGCCGACGGACGGGTGCCCGACGTACCTCGAGCAGTTCAAGAAGGGCGACGCGGTGCCGGAGGAGCTGTGCCCGCTGCACGCCGGTTCCCTGCGCCAGCGCATCGGGCGGGCCGTCGGCGGGCTGATCGACCGCATCCGGCGCTTCTTCGGCGGGCGCTGACGGACCGGACCGGGAGCCGTGCCGTCAAGTCTCCCCCCCCTCTGGCAAGGGGGCAGGGGGGATTTCTAGTCGGGTGGCTGTTCCCCGCCGGTGGCCGGCAGCGTGAACGTGAACGTCGACCCCTTCCCGACCTCGCTCTCGACGGCGATCGTGCCGCCGTGCGCCTCGACGATGCGGCGCGCGATCGCCAGGCCGAGCCCGGTGCTGCGCTCGCCCGCCACGGGCTTGACCGACCCGCGGTGGAACTCCTTGAAGATGGTGTTGAGCTCGTCGGCGGGGATGCCCGTCCCCTGGTCGGCCACGCTGGTGCGCACGAGCCCGGGCGGGCACTCGACCCGCACGGCGACGCGCGTCCCCTCGGCCGAGAACTTGACGGCGTTGCCGATGAGGTTGTTGAGCACCTGCTCGATGCGCGAGGGGTCGAAGGTTGCGGGGCAGGGGGCGTCGTCGTCCTCCACGACGACCTGGATCCGCCGCCGCTCGGCGAGCACCGCCTGCAGCCCGGCGACCCGGCGCACGAACTGGCGGAAGTCCGCCTCCTGGGGCCGCAGGTCGAGGTGGCCCGACTCGATGCGCGTCACGTCCAGCAGGTCGTTGATCAGGTTGAGCATGAAGCGGCTCTGCAGGGCGATCACCCGCAGGAACTCCCGCTCTCGCTCCCCGAGGCGCTTGGCCGGATCGCCCAGCAGGAACGAGGAGTACATCTCGATGACGGCGAGCGGGCTGCGCAGGTCGTGGGCCGCGACGCCGACGAACTCGTTCTTCTGGCGGTTGAGCTGCTCGAGCTCCCCGATCTTCTCGCGCAGCTGCAGCTCCTTGCGCTCGAGCGACTCGACCATGAAGTTGAAGGCGCGCGAAAAGTCCCCCATGAAGTCGACGCGCTGGCTGT includes:
- a CDS encoding HAMP domain-containing sensor histidine kinase: MDPSERAALRAVSERLRALSEGRIPEPLAAAGGDPELAELAARVDQVIEQHAEVLAFVRPLSRGELGVSVPSTRNFLASPFKELHSRLTHLTWQAEQVARGDYSQRVDFMGDFSRAFNFMVESLERKELQLREKIGELEQLNRQKNEFVGVAAHDLRSPLAVIEMYSSFLLGDPAKRLGEREREFLRVIALQSRFMLNLINDLLDVTRIESGHLDLRPQEADFRQFVRRVAGLQAVLAERRRIQVVVEDDDAPCPATFDPSRIEQVLNNLIGNAVKFSAEGTRVAVRVECPPGLVRTSVADQGTGIPADELNTIFKEFHRGSVKPVAGERSTGLGLAIARRIVEAHGGTIAVESEVGKGSTFTFTLPATGGEQPPD
- a CDS encoding transglycosylase domain-containing protein, whose product is WLVSHGLAIRRLASGPSGTVFVDDAGRDWFPLDPRRLDVPLARVAPALRQAVVAAEDRRFWKHPGIDPIAVGRALVHNVRSGEAVEGASTITQQLARTLFLSRERTLVRKLREAALALLIEVLLPKERILELYLNRVPLGAVHGVEAFARETFGKPAADLTLAEAAMVAGIIRAPSALGPRAHYERALAGAGRVLARMRADAMVTPEQERAALAERPRIAAGPPPGDVRSGWAQDYLRRIFRDQVGDEDPPGWRVRPTLSSALQRAAEATVAGGLARIRRPGLQAALVALEPRDGSVLALVGGADYDASSYNRAVLASRQPGSAFKPFVYAAALDNGDSPVTRVAGVASRAFAEERERLGVFVAGDDPAAQMTYREALAHSDNDAALAVQQRAGTRAVATLARRLGLPEQPAVDSLALGTGSATPLELTAAFASFANGGFSVRPRAIAAVLDQRGKTVFEEAVTQAAVLSPGAAWQTLSLLREVVESGTGTGAGDVGAPAAGKTGTTDDYHDAWFVGCVPGMAIAVWIGFDRPAPIGPEAYAARIAVPIWAEFARRAVKLRPPAVFAAPDGIDEVALCSISHVAPTDGCPTYLEQFKKGDAVPEELCPLHAGSLRQRIGRAVGGLIDRIRRFFGGR